The genomic window CGCGGTGCACCAACCTAACCGACCTCGAGCTCGACAACAACCAGATATCCGGCACCATCCCGGCCGAGATCGGCAAGCTCACGGCGCTCCGCATGTTGTACCTCTGGGCCAACCAGCTCACGGGCACCATCCCGCCGGAGATCGGCGGCTGCGTCAGCCTCGAGTCGCTCGACCTGTCGCAGAACGCACTCACTGGGCCCATCCCGCCGTCCATGTTCCGGCTGCCCAAGCTGTCCAAGCTGCTGCTCATCGACAACGTCCTCTCCGGCGAGATACCGCAGGAGATCGGCAACTGTACGTCGCTCGTCCGGTTCCGGGCAAGTGGCAATCACCTCGCCGGCGCCATACCTGCGCAGATCGGCAAGCTCGGCCACCTCAGCTTCCTGGACCTCAGCTCGAACAGGTTGTCTGGCGCCATCCCCGCCGAGATCGCCGGGTGCCGGAACCTCACGTTCGTCGACCTGCACGGCAACGCCATCACCGGCGTGCTGCCGCAGGGGCTGTTCCAAGGAATGATGTCCTTGCAGTACCTCGACCTCTCGTACAATGCCATCGGCGGCTCGCTCCCGTCCGAGGTGGGCATGCTCGGTTCGCTCACCAAGCTCGTTCTTGGCGGGAACCGGCTCTCCGGTCAGATACCCCACGAGATCGGCTCGTGCGCGCGGCTTCAGCTACTGGACCTCGGCGGTAACTCACTGTCTGGCGCCATACCGGCGAGCATCGGCAAGATTGCAGGTCTGGAGATTGGTCTTAACCTCAGCTGCAACGGCCTGTCGGGTGCCATGCCCAAGGAGTTCGCCGGGCTCACGCGGCTCGGCGTGCTCGACGTCTCGCACAACCAACTATCAGGCGACCTCCAGCTGCTATCCGCTCTCCAGAACCTCGTCGCGCTCAACGTCTCCTTCAACAATTTCTCCGGCCGCGCGCCGGAGACGGCGTTCTTCGCGAAGCTGCCCATGAGCGACGTCGAGGGCAACCCGGCGCTCTGCCTCTCCCGGTGCCCCGGCGACGCCAGTGACCGCGAGCGCGCAGCACAGCGCGCCGCTCGCGTCGCCACGGCTGTTCTGCTCTCTGCTCTCGTGGTCCTCCTGATTGCCGCGGCGGTCGTCCTACTCGGTCGCCGGCGCCAAGGCTCGATTTTCAGCGGTGCACGGCCGGACGAGGACAAGGACGCGGAGATGCTGCCGCCGTGGGACGTGACGTTGTACCAGAAGCTGGAGATCAGCGTGGGCGACGTGACCCGCAGCCTCACGCCGGCGAACGTGATCGGGCAAGGCTGGTCCGGCGTGGTGTACCGCGCGAGCGTTCCGTCCACCGGGGTCGCCATCGCCGTGAAGAAGTTCCGGTCGTGCGACGACGCGTCCGTGGAGGCGTTCGCGTGCGAGATCGGCGTGCTGCCCCGCGTGCGCCACCGCAACATCGTGCGGCTCCTGGGGTGGGCCTCCAACCGCCGGGCGCGgctcctgttctacgactacctcCCCAACGGTACCCTCGGCGGCCTGCTGCACGGCGGCGCGACGGGCGCCCCCGTGGTGGAGTGGGAGTTGCGGCTCTCGATCGCCGTCGGCGTGGCCGAGGGCCTCGCGTACCTGCACCACGACTGCGTGCCGGCGATCCTCCACCGCGACGTCAAGGCCGACAACATCCTTCTCGGGGAGCGCTACGAGGCGTGCGTCGCCGACTTCGGCCTCGCCAGAGTCGCCGACGAGGGTGCCAACTCGTCGCCCCCGCCGTTCGCCGGATCCTACGGGTACATCGCCCCCGGTAAGGACTCCGATTCCCGCCACACAATTCCATCTTGTACCACCGTACTTTTGCTGTCAGTTATAGTGAAGTTCGTTACTACACGGCAGTACGTCATCTGATCCCATTCAAATTTTCTGCTCCAGAGTACGGATGTATGATCAAGATCACGACCAAgagcgacgtgtacagcttcggggtggtgctgctggagatcatcacggggcggcggccggtggagcacGCGTTCGGCGAGGGGCAGAGCGTGGTGCAGTGGGTGCGGGAGCACCTCCACCGCAAGTGCGACCCGGCGGAGGTGATCGACGCGCGGCTGCAGGGCCGGCCGGACACGCAGGTCCAggagatgctgcaggccctcgggATCGCGCTGCTCTGCGCCAGCACGCGCCCGGAGGACCGGCCGACCATGAAGGACGTGGCGGCGCTCCTCCGCGGCCTCCGGCACGACGACGGCGCCGAGTCGCGGAagatgagcggcggcggcggtgggtccTTCGGCAAGTGGAGTGAGCAGAGTAGACCGGTGCCGCTGCCGCGCGCGGGCCAGACGCAGGCCCAGACCCAGACCCACTCCAGCTCGCTGGCCTACTCAACAACCGGGAGCGTGTAGCTGGATCAGTCCAAGCAAGAGGACGGATCCCGTCCCGGTGACGCCAAACGCAGCACTGTGGCGCCTGTGACACGGCGACGGCGACCGCGCGCGCGTCGTCGAGCGGTGGTGGCGCTGTCGCCGGCCCGCCGCCGACCCAGGAGCTAGCCTCCCCGGACGCACAGGGTGGGATCGACGCATCATGTGGTCCGGTCCGGCGGAGCAAACAAGCGAGAAGACGCCACCGCGAACACGTACCACAGCAACACAAGCAACAGCAATAATTCGCATAATACCATAGCCAACGCCTGGTGATGCAGACGATGCATCGCATCTGGCGCGTGTATGTACATTAATCCTGTCCAATCTCCATGATCTCTTGGCGTGACTGTGATCTGGTGACGTGACGCCGCTCCACATTCCCATTGCCGTGCATGCATCTGCGCCGGTAGGTCCCCGCTCGTGTTGGCTGCCGCTGTGCAATCGTGTGACCGGTGATTTGTTCCGGGGCCGCTTTGGGTGGGCTCGTGGGGCGGTGAAGTTTGCCCGGGCGGAAATGGACGGACGGGCGCACTGGCGTCTGCCGGGGCCGGCGACAATCGGTGGTGCAGCTAGGCGGCGGATACTCCTTTAGGTCAGGCCGCCAGGGCTTTCGGCACGCTGGGCCATGGTTCAGAGCTGTGGGTGGGGCTCGTTGAACATTCGTCTGCCTGTCTACAGCTTCATGAATGAGTAAAGCACTCGACGCTCTTCTTGTAGGCAGCTTGCAGGGGAAAAGGTGGCAGTGCCagatttagagcaactccaacgccaAACAGACGAGCAGTTTGTCCGTTTGGTTTCTCCATCTGTGTCTGACTGATGCGCCCAACAGGCCGATGTTTTTTTTCGTCACGTGTACAAAGCAAGTTGCCCTTTAAAAAAAAAAATCCAGCGGCCAGCGTCAACAGTTCATTCCGGCGGTCATACAAGCAGCCGACATACATGCCAGCCTCTAAAAAACAACATACAGTTCATGCTGACGTAGTTGCCAACTGTCGACACTGTTGGCAGCACACAAAAAAGGGCGATAGTTCAACCACGCCATACATCTCGGCTGTGTACTAGGCTTATGAATAAACTAACGGGCCTGCAACATTTTATGTCATCGTTTGCAACATTTTTTACTACCGGTTGCAACATCCGTCTTGCTGGTTGTAGCATGTCGTCCCTCATCAGTCGTAGCACGTTATCTCACCGGTTGCAACATCCTTCATTGACGGTTGTAGCATTTCAGTTAGAACAGTTGTAGCATTTATTGTTGTTGCTTGTATCGTTGCAACATTTTTCATCGCCTCCTGTAACATCTAGTCATGCCGCTTGTAGCAAAAATATCACGTTGacgtcactcgactgagatttCTTTAAATCTCAGTCGATTGAGTTCTAGACACACCCATAAACTAAACTGTTGAGACATCTCTAGTGTAGGTGACAGGGAAGCCATGCTCGTTAGAAGAGAAAACATATGGTTTGAGCAAGCATGGGGTTCAAGCTCTGGTGGATGGGTTCGATTGCCGGCATACAAAAAGGATGGTGCTCTCAGCCATAGATCAATCATCAAGCTTGAGCATGTCCTTTTGCATGTTCTCGAGCAAGACCTCCTTCTCGGGGACAACGTGCTCAAGTCCACTATCAATGATCTCCAACTCATTCATTATGCAAGCGAGCGCCACTTCTTTTGCTTTGGTCTTGGCATTGGTCGCCTCTATCTCGAGTTTCTTCGCTTGCATTTTCGCCTCTATCTCGAGTTTTTTGCTTGCATTCCGGCCTCCATCTCGAGCTTTTTCTTTTGTATCTCCATGTAGGCCTTCATTTGATCCTCTTTTATCTTGTCGATGCTTCTCTGTTGTTTCCTTTTGGGTCATCATGCTTTGCAAAGTTTCTTGCAAGGTAAATGTCGCTGCATTATGCTTCTCCtctttcttggagttggtctttccCCGCGGCCACCTCTCTCCCTCACCATGGTCCTCGACGGCCTACGGCCCTACATTCTTATCGAGGGCAGCATATTGCTCCTTGAACTTCTCATCATCTTTTATGCTCATGCAAGAATGGGTGACGGTGAACGACTTGTTCCCATGTTGGGCCTTCAATGCTTCCAAAGCATGGAATGCCTACAAATGAAGACACGAATGTATATTCATATGCGCAATGGAAACAGGAATGAAGATGGAGGAATTGTATACCATGTCTTTGATGCTGAGACCACTCACCGGACGACTGTCGATGCTCTCGAGGGTGGCACAAAGCTTGTTGCACTCTTGTTACCACCGCTTCGAGATGGACACCCAACCACGCTTGCTTCAAACTTATATGGCGGGaacttcttgttggggaacgttgcagaaaattaaaaattttcctacggtttcaccaagatccatctatgagttcatctaagcaacgagtcaagggagtgagtttgcatctacataccacttgtagatcgcgtgcggaagcgttcgagggaacggtgacgatggagtcgtactcgacgtgattcagatcaccgatgaccaagtgccgaacggacagcacctccgcgttcaacacacgtacggaacggacgacgtctcctctatcttgatccagcaaggaggaaggagagcttgaggaagacagctccaacggcagcacgacgacatggtgttggtggagaagcagtaccccggcagggcttcgccaagctcgtgacggaggaggagaggtgttggggaggggaggggctgcgccttggttgtgtgttgcagccctcccctcacccctctatttataggggaaggggcaaggggagccggcccctctagatgggatctagagggggggcggcggccagggaggggggacttgccccccaagcaaagggggcgccccctctagggttcccccccccaaccctaggcgcatgggcccaaggggggggggagcgtgcccagccctccaggggctggtgccctaccccacgcggcccatgtggcccaccaagaggggtggcccctcccggtggacccccggaacccttccggtggccccggtacaataccgatatgtcaCCGAAattttccggtgtccgcatgacaacttcccatatataaatctttacctccggacccttccggaactcctcgtgacgtccgggatctcatccgggactccgaacaacattcggtaatcacatacaagtcttcctaataaccctagcgtcaccgaaccttaagtgtgtagaccctacgggttcgggagacacgcagacatgaccgagacggctctccggtcaataaccaacagcgggatctggatacccatgttggctcccacatgctcctcgatgatgtcatcggatgaaccacgatgtcgaggattcaagcaatctcgtatactattccctttgtcaatcggtacgttacaagcccgagactcgatcgtcggtatcccaatacctcgttcagtctcgttacgggcaagtcactttactcgtaccgtaatgcatgatcccgtgaccaaacacttggtcactttgagctcattatgatgatgcattaccgagtgggcccagagatacctctccgtcatacggagtgacaaatcccagtctcgatccgtgtcaacccaacagacacttttggagatacctgtagtgcacctttatagtcacccagttacgttgtgacgtttggtacacccaaagcactcctacggtatccggaagttacacgatctcatggtctaaggaagagatacttgacattggaaaagctctagcaaaatgaactacacgatcttgtgctatgcttaggattgggtcttgtccatcacgtcattctcctaatgacgtgatcccgttgtcaatgacatctaatgtccatactcaggaaaccatgactatctgttgaccaacgagctagtcaactagaggcttactagggacatattgtggtctatgtattcacacgtgtattatgatttccggataataca from Triticum aestivum cultivar Chinese Spring chromosome 3B, IWGSC CS RefSeq v2.1, whole genome shotgun sequence includes these protein-coding regions:
- the LOC123068772 gene encoding leucine-rich repeat receptor-like serine/threonine-protein kinase RGI4, with the translated sequence MPPDMGGCGRVAAVLCCAVVVACMGGGALAVGAQGAALLAWKRTLGGGGAGALGDWSSADKSPCRWTGVSCNADGGVTELSLQFVDLLGGVPDNLAAAVGATLERLVLTGTNLSGPIPPQLGDLPALTQLDLSNNALTGSIPVSLCRPGSKLESLAVNSNHLEGAIPDAIGNLTALRELIFYDNQLEGAIPASIGKMASLEVLRGGGNKNLQGALPPEIGNCSNLTMLGLAETSISGPLPASLGQLKNLDTLAIYTALLSGPIPPELGKCASLQNIYLYENALSGSIPAQLGGLSNLKNLLLWQNNLVGVIPPELGKCTGLNVIDLSMNGITGHIPASLGNLLALQELQLSVNKMSGPIPAELARCTNLTDLELDNNQISGTIPAEIGKLTALRMLYLWANQLTGTIPPEIGGCVSLESLDLSQNALTGPIPPSMFRLPKLSKLLLIDNVLSGEIPQEIGNCTSLVRFRASGNHLAGAIPAQIGKLGHLSFLDLSSNRLSGAIPAEIAGCRNLTFVDLHGNAITGVLPQGLFQGMMSLQYLDLSYNAIGGSLPSEVGMLGSLTKLVLGGNRLSGQIPHEIGSCARLQLLDLGGNSLSGAIPASIGKIAGLEIGLNLSCNGLSGAMPKEFAGLTRLGVLDVSHNQLSGDLQLLSALQNLVALNVSFNNFSGRAPETAFFAKLPMSDVEGNPALCLSRCPGDASDRERAAQRAARVATAVLLSALVVLLIAAAVVLLGRRRQGSIFSGARPDEDKDAEMLPPWDVTLYQKLEISVGDVTRSLTPANVIGQGWSGVVYRASVPSTGVAIAVKKFRSCDDASVEAFACEIGVLPRVRHRNIVRLLGWASNRRARLLFYDYLPNGTLGGLLHGGATGAPVVEWELRLSIAVGVAEGLAYLHHDCVPAILHRDVKADNILLGERYEACVADFGLARVADEGANSSPPPFAGSYGYIAPEYGCMIKITTKSDVYSFGVVLLEIITGRRPVEHAFGEGQSVVQWVREHLHRKCDPAEVIDARLQGRPDTQVQEMLQALGIALLCASTRPEDRPTMKDVAALLRGLRHDDGAESRKMSGGGGGSFGKWSEQSRPVPLPRAGQTQAQTQTHSSSLAYSTTGSV